The following are encoded in a window of Fusarium oxysporum f. sp. lycopersici 4287 chromosome 5, whole genome shotgun sequence genomic DNA:
- a CDS encoding hypothetical protein (At least one base has a quality score < 10), with amino-acid sequence MEETPMGESIKISCERCRRRKIKCDRKRPCSRCIKAGTECILSGSGEKQRPISKGYVQALEGQVASLELLLRKLAVADSAERDEMLSEIALSPPASLDITQKSQIDHAKSNTDPKVVAAQVRSGQLRRPRSSHATQFFGGTSAFHIHLSQEVSLSPDEITTHLESNSTPLMMNIPEVSASSSPRDPSFVYAPHDETSQTCMAAYFKYQYQFHMLIYREYFLRDYDVGSGRYYSDALLFAICSLGAMQLDDSRSVSDIFAHQAQQLIYAALDSPELTTLQALALLGYREIGVGHTSKGWLFAGMAFRLAHEMGLHLDPNNWDASTEGASNRDTEILRRVYWAIFIADKQLSLYFGRPPALHPSESDVRNTIRLQYPPDWEGLLDTYICKGASATEFEDGVALVGSFIYQAELCKIAHLMITDLFENRRGNVDATVAAARSRQIHVSLTKWLSSLPGTLHWNQWTVGVVQPSVLRMHMLFHTIMIILHRPPSHMYEKQGIAESEDVEICYESLQAILRLMRTYSRHYRFRSLPLDFVQTLSTAAGTIMMKRFFQGASWEDSDIARSLSTVIDAMEEVQHTWPCMGEIKDYVVRARNSQVVMPPEDPLIGPDLMNGLELGHNVTAELMAQWGEELGTLVTDEFLSMQLQGSEQGVMAPFDFNQPPLGPQ; translated from the exons ATGGAGGAAACGCCAATGGGCGAGTCCATCAAGATATC TTGTGAACGATGTCGTCGCCGCAAG ATAAAATGTGATCGAAAACGGCCGTGCTCGCGGTGTATCAAGGCTGGCACGGAATGTATACTCAGCGGTAGCGGAGAGAAGCAACG GCCAATATCTAAAGGCTATGTTCAAGCTCTAGAGGGCCAAGTGGCATCTCTTGAGCTATTGCTTCGCAAGCTCGCCGTTGCCGACAGCGCTgagagagatgagatgcTGTCCGAGATAGCCCTCTCACCACCAGCCTCACTCGACATTACACAAAAGTCGCAGATTGACCATGCCAAGTCAAATACTGACCCCAAAGTTGTAGCTGCTCAGGTCCGTTCTGGACAGTTGAGACGCCCTCGATCGAGCCATGCCACTCAGTTCTTTGGCGGCACCAGCGCTTTTCACATCCATCTCTCACAAGAGGTCTCATTATCCCCAGATGAGATAACTACTCACCTCGAATCTAACTCCACACCGCTCATGATGAACATACCGGAAGTGAGCGCTTCCAGCAGCCCGAGAGACCCGAGCTTTGTGTACGCACCTCACGATGAGACCTCCCAGACGTGCATGGCAGCCTATTTTAAGTATCAATATCAGTTCCATATGCTCATCTACAGAGAGTACTTCTTACGAGACTATGATGTTGGCTCGGGCAGATACTACTCAGATGCTCTGCTCTTTGCTATCTGCTCGCTTGGCGCCATGCAGCTCGACGATTCTCGCTCAGTATCCGATATCTTTGCCCACCAGGCTCAGCAACTGATATACGCAGCTCTCGACAGCCCAGAACTCACCACCTTGCAAGCTTTGGCCTTATTGGGTTATCGTGAGATTGGTGTAGGTCATACATCAAAAGGCTGGCTCTTTGCTGGTATGGCCTTCCGACTTGCCCACGAGATGGGCCTGCACCTTGACCCAAACAACTGGGACGCTTCGACAGAAGGAGCATCAAACCGTGACACGGAGATTCTTAGACGGGTCTACTGGGCTATATTCATTGCCGATAAGCAACTGAGTTTATACTTTGGCAGACCACCAGCTCTGCACCCTAGCGAATCAGACGTCCGCAACACTATCCGATTGCAGTACCCTCCAGACTGGGAGGGTTTGCTGGACACGTACATCTGTAAAGGTGCTTCAGCAACAGAATTCGAAGACGGAGTTGCCCTTGTTGGGTCCTTCATCTACCAAGCAGAGCTGTGCAAGATCGCCCATCTCATGATCACGGATCTCTTTGAGAATCGTCGAGGTAACGTCGACGCCACCGTAGCTGCAGCCAGGTCACGACAAATACACGTGTCGCTCACAAAGTGGCTATCGAGTCTTCCCGGTACTCTGCACTGGAACCAATGGACTGTAGGCGTCGTGCAACCCTCTGTGCTTCGTATGCA CATGCTGTTCCATACAATCATGATTATTCTTCATCGGCCGCCTTCGCATATGTACGAGAAACAAGGTATTGCCGAAAGTGAAGACGTGGAGATCTGCTACGAGTCGTTGCAGGCTATCCTGCGCCTGATGAGAACATATTCACGACACTATCGATTCCGCTCATTGCCACTGGACTTTGTTCAGACTCTATCCACGGCAGCTGGCaccatcatgatgaagaggttctTTCAGGGAGCCTCGTGGGAAGACTCAGACATTGCACGATCACTTTCGACCGTCATTGACGCAATGGAGGAAGTACAGCACACCTGGCCATGCATGGGTGAGATCAAAGATTATGTCGTACGGGCACGCAATTCACAGGTTGTGATGCCCCCGGAAGATCCTCTCATTGGGCCAGATCTCATGAACGGCCTAGAGCTGGGTCACAACGTTACAGCTGAGCTCATGGCTCAATGGGGCGAGGAGTTAGGTACACTTGTGACGGACGAGTTTTTGAGTATGCAGCTTCAAGGTTCAGAACAAGGCGTGATGGCGCCGTTTGACTTCAACCAACCGCCCCTAGGGCCACAATAG
- a CDS encoding hypothetical protein (At least one base has a quality score < 10), with product MEETPMGESIKISCERCRRRKIKCDRKRPCSRCIKAGTECILSGSGEKQRPISKGYVQALEGQVASLELLLRKLAVADSAERDEMLSEIALSPPASLDITQKSQIDHAKSNTDPKVVAAQVRSGQLRRPRSSHATQFFGGTSAFHIHLSQEVSLSPDEITTHLESNSTPLMMNIPEVSASSSPRDPSFVYAPHDETSQTCMAAYFKYQYQFHMLIYREYFLRDYDVGSGRYYSDALLFAICSLGAMQLDDSRSVSDIFAHQAQQLIYAALDSPELTTLQALALLGYREIGVGHTSKGWLFAGMAFRLAHEMGLHLDPNNWDASTEGASNRDTEILRRVYWAIFIADKQLSLYFGRPPALHPSESDVRNTIRLQYPPDWEGLLDTYICKGASATEFEDGVALVGSFIYQAELCKIAHLMITDLFENRRGNVDATVAAARSRQIHVSLTKWLSSLPGTLHWNQWTVGVVQPSVLRMQ from the exons ATGGAGGAAACGCCAATGGGCGAGTCCATCAAGATATC TTGTGAACGATGTCGTCGCCGCAAG ATAAAATGTGATCGAAAACGGCCGTGCTCGCGGTGTATCAAGGCTGGCACGGAATGTATACTCAGCGGTAGCGGAGAGAAGCAACG GCCAATATCTAAAGGCTATGTTCAAGCTCTAGAGGGCCAAGTGGCATCTCTTGAGCTATTGCTTCGCAAGCTCGCCGTTGCCGACAGCGCTgagagagatgagatgcTGTCCGAGATAGCCCTCTCACCACCAGCCTCACTCGACATTACACAAAAGTCGCAGATTGACCATGCCAAGTCAAATACTGACCCCAAAGTTGTAGCTGCTCAGGTCCGTTCTGGACAGTTGAGACGCCCTCGATCGAGCCATGCCACTCAGTTCTTTGGCGGCACCAGCGCTTTTCACATCCATCTCTCACAAGAGGTCTCATTATCCCCAGATGAGATAACTACTCACCTCGAATCTAACTCCACACCGCTCATGATGAACATACCGGAAGTGAGCGCTTCCAGCAGCCCGAGAGACCCGAGCTTTGTGTACGCACCTCACGATGAGACCTCCCAGACGTGCATGGCAGCCTATTTTAAGTATCAATATCAGTTCCATATGCTCATCTACAGAGAGTACTTCTTACGAGACTATGATGTTGGCTCGGGCAGATACTACTCAGATGCTCTGCTCTTTGCTATCTGCTCGCTTGGCGCCATGCAGCTCGACGATTCTCGCTCAGTATCCGATATCTTTGCCCACCAGGCTCAGCAACTGATATACGCAGCTCTCGACAGCCCAGAACTCACCACCTTGCAAGCTTTGGCCTTATTGGGTTATCGTGAGATTGGTGTAGGTCATACATCAAAAGGCTGGCTCTTTGCTGGTATGGCCTTCCGACTTGCCCACGAGATGGGCCTGCACCTTGACCCAAACAACTGGGACGCTTCGACAGAAGGAGCATCAAACCGTGACACGGAGATTCTTAGACGGGTCTACTGGGCTATATTCATTGCCGATAAGCAACTGAGTTTATACTTTGGCAGACCACCAGCTCTGCACCCTAGCGAATCAGACGTCCGCAACACTATCCGATTGCAGTACCCTCCAGACTGGGAGGGTTTGCTGGACACGTACATCTGTAAAGGTGCTTCAGCAACAGAATTCGAAGACGGAGTTGCCCTTGTTGGGTCCTTCATCTACCAAGCAGAGCTGTGCAAGATCGCCCATCTCATGATCACGGATCTCTTTGAGAATCGTCGAGGTAACGTCGACGCCACCGTAGCTGCAGCCAGGTCACGACAAATACACGTGTCGCTCACAAAGTGGCTATCGAGTCTTCCCGGTACTCTGCACTGGAACCAATGGACTGTAGGCGTCGTGCAACCCTCTGTGCTTCGTATGCAGTGA
- a CDS encoding hypothetical protein (At least one base has a quality score < 10), whose translation MVHNWCNCVPNSANTELDVGAVLRTQTGMLQLITQAQSLAVCRIQSEARLNLCSPKEHNVDETAAKDNTNQTPPPQPSDNPNNNSDDNDNNKDKGKSSDDDKEEPAKKREGPFVDLGYSKYEGNVLESNIHEYLGIRYAKAPTGDLRWRAPEEPESTTGTLKAQEYAPYCPGVNDGLSSRIDEDCLFANVWTPANATSDSKLPVMVFFQSGGYIRNASPYVNGTQLISASNNNIIFVNFNYRVGMFGFLASKEVKEDGHLNAGLMDQRFLLNWIQKHIEEFGGDPEHVILHGESAGAGSVALQLVAYGGKDEGLFAGAIAESTFMPGIPNPDDLQYQFDRVVNATDCADADDTLKCLRGIKSTDLQAHNAKAPFDGRTYRSYFYWAPTTDGDMFPDLPSKLYEKGEFVKVPLLSGSCTNGMYLNPYSCYITNSILRRIQLCRQCRHLSPVHTLHAK comes from the exons ATGGTTCATAATTGGTGCAACTGTGTTCCTAATAGTGCTAATACTGAGCTTGACGTTGGGGCTGTATTACGGACTCAGACAGGTATGTTGCAACTGATCACTCAAGCACAGTCTTTGGCAGTCTGTAGAATACAATCTGAAGCACGACTAAACCTGTGTTCTCCAAAGGAACACAATGTTGATGAAACCGCCGCCAAAGACAACACCAACCAAACTCCCCCTCCACAACCCAGCGATAATCCAAACAACAACTCAGATGACAATGATAATAACAAAGACAAGGGGAAAAGCTCAGATGACGATAAAGAAGAACCCgccaagaagagagaaggacCGTTTGTGGACCTGGGGTACTCCAAATATGAAGGCAATGTCCTCGAGAGCAACATTCATGAGTATCTCGGTATACGCTATGCAAAAGCCCCAACGGGGGATCTTCGATGGAGAGCACCTGAAGAACCCGAGTCCACAACCGGAACGCTAAAGGCTCAAGAG TACGCCCCTTACTGCCCAGGAGTCAACGACGGTCTCAGCTCGCGCATCGACGAAGACTGTCTATTCGCCAACGTATGGACTCCAGCAAATGCAACCTCCGACTCGAAACTCCCCGTCATGGTTTTCTTCCAATCAGGTGGCTACATTAGGAACGCTTCTCCCTACGTGAATGGTACACAGCTCATCTCGGCctcaaacaacaacatcatcttTGTTAACTTCAACTACCGTGTTGGCATGTTTGGGTTCCTCGCTTCCAAGGAGgtcaaagaagatggccacCTTAACGCAGGATTGATGGATCAGAGATTCCTCCTCAACTGGATTCAGAAACACATCGAGGAGTTTGGCGGTGATCCTGAGCATGTTATCCTCCATGGCGAATCTGCGGGTGCCGGATCTGTGGCCCTTCAACTCGTTGCCTATGGTGGAAAAGACGAGGGACTTTTTGCTGGTGCCATTGCTGAGTCGACATTTATGCCTGGCATCCCCAACCCTGACGATCTACAGTATCAGTTCGATCGAGTTGTCAACGCCACAGACTGTGCTGATGCCGACGACACATTGAAGTGCCTCCGCGGAATCAAGTCGACAGACCTCCAAGCCCATAACGCAAAGGCTCCTTTCGACGGCCGCACTTATCGATCTTACTTCTACTGGGCACCCACTACTGATGGTGACATGTTTCCAGACTTGCCTTCTAAGCTCTACGAGAAGGGCGAATTTGTCAAGGTGCCACTACTCTCTGGCTCTTGTACAAATGGTATGTACCTGAACCCATATTCATGTTACATTACTAATTCTATACTTAGAAGGATCCAACTATGCCGTCAATGCAGGCACCTCAGCCCAGTTCATACGCTACATGCAAAATGA
- a CDS encoding hypothetical protein (At least one base has a quality score < 10) has translation MVHNWCNCVPNSANTELDVGAVLRTQTGMLQLITQAQSLAVCRIQSEARLNLCSPKEHNVDETAAKDNTNQTPPPQPSDNPNNNSDDNDNNKDKGKSSDDDKEEPAKKREGPFVDLGYSKYEGNVLESNIHEYLGIRYAKAPTGDLRWRAPEEPESTTGTLKAQEYAPYCPGVNDGLSSRIDEDCLFANVWTPANATSDSKLPVMVFFQSGGYIRNASPYVNGTQLISASNNNIIFVNFNYRVGMFGFLASKEVKEDGHLNAGLMDQRFLLNWIQKHIEEFGGDPEHVILHGESAGAGSVALQLVAYGGKDEGLFAGAIAESTFMPGIPNPDDLQYQFDRVVNATDCADADDTLKCLRGIKSTDLQAHNAKAPFDGRTYRSYFYWAPTTDGDMFPDLPSKLYEKGEFVKVPLLSGSCTNGSNYAVNAGTSAQFIRYMQNEYPYLTTEDTETILDLYPQEPKIVKHDTWFPSASRAYGEATFICPTNNILNAFAEHADPKTLWSYRYNVAIEEFTNDGYGVPHVSNAPAVFGPDMTAAKAGPSYRTYNAPMVPIVQNYWISFVRSFDPNTHRDEDAPRWENWGDDQRRLVFELNNNTMESVDKGQRERCEAWLDMSGSTKH, from the exons ATGGTTCATAATTGGTGCAACTGTGTTCCTAATAGTGCTAATACTGAGCTTGACGTTGGGGCTGTATTACGGACTCAGACAGGTATGTTGCAACTGATCACTCAAGCACAGTCTTTGGCAGTCTGTAGAATACAATCTGAAGCACGACTAAACCTGTGTTCTCCAAAGGAACACAATGTTGATGAAACCGCCGCCAAAGACAACACCAACCAAACTCCCCCTCCACAACCCAGCGATAATCCAAACAACAACTCAGATGACAATGATAATAACAAAGACAAGGGGAAAAGCTCAGATGACGATAAAGAAGAACCCgccaagaagagagaaggacCGTTTGTGGACCTGGGGTACTCCAAATATGAAGGCAATGTCCTCGAGAGCAACATTCATGAGTATCTCGGTATACGCTATGCAAAAGCCCCAACGGGGGATCTTCGATGGAGAGCACCTGAAGAACCCGAGTCCACAACCGGAACGCTAAAGGCTCAAGAG TACGCCCCTTACTGCCCAGGAGTCAACGACGGTCTCAGCTCGCGCATCGACGAAGACTGTCTATTCGCCAACGTATGGACTCCAGCAAATGCAACCTCCGACTCGAAACTCCCCGTCATGGTTTTCTTCCAATCAGGTGGCTACATTAGGAACGCTTCTCCCTACGTGAATGGTACACAGCTCATCTCGGCctcaaacaacaacatcatcttTGTTAACTTCAACTACCGTGTTGGCATGTTTGGGTTCCTCGCTTCCAAGGAGgtcaaagaagatggccacCTTAACGCAGGATTGATGGATCAGAGATTCCTCCTCAACTGGATTCAGAAACACATCGAGGAGTTTGGCGGTGATCCTGAGCATGTTATCCTCCATGGCGAATCTGCGGGTGCCGGATCTGTGGCCCTTCAACTCGTTGCCTATGGTGGAAAAGACGAGGGACTTTTTGCTGGTGCCATTGCTGAGTCGACATTTATGCCTGGCATCCCCAACCCTGACGATCTACAGTATCAGTTCGATCGAGTTGTCAACGCCACAGACTGTGCTGATGCCGACGACACATTGAAGTGCCTCCGCGGAATCAAGTCGACAGACCTCCAAGCCCATAACGCAAAGGCTCCTTTCGACGGCCGCACTTATCGATCTTACTTCTACTGGGCACCCACTACTGATGGTGACATGTTTCCAGACTTGCCTTCTAAGCTCTACGAGAAGGGCGAATTTGTCAAGGTGCCACTACTCTCTGGCTCTTGTACAAATG GATCCAACTATGCCGTCAATGCAGGCACCTCAGCCCAGTTCATACGCTACATGCAAAATGAATACCCCTATTTGACCACAGAAGATACCGAGACCATTCTCGACCTCTACCCACAAGAGCCCAAGATCGTAAAACACGATACTTGGTTTCCCTCAGCCTCGCGCGCGTACGGCGAAGCAACCTTCATCTGCCCTACAAACAACATCCTCAACGCCTTCGCTGAGCACGCCGACCCCAAGACCCTCTGGTCTTATCGCTATAATGTTGCCATTGAAGAGTTCACCAACGACGGCTATGGCGTTCCCCATGTCTCAAATGCGCCCGCCGTGTTTGGCCCTGATATGACAGCTGCCAAAGCTGGCCCCAGCTATCGCACTTACAACGCGCCCATGGTCCCCATTGTCCAGAACTACTGGATCAGTTTTGTCCGTAGCTTCGACCCAAACACTCACCGTGACGAGGATGCTCCTCGCTGGGAGAATTGGGGTGATGACCAACGACGTCTAGTGTTTGAGTTGAACAACAACACAATGGAAAGTGTGGACAAGGGCCAACGGGAGCGATGCGAGGCTTGGTTAGATATGAGTGGCTCTACCAAGCATTAA